One part of the Arabidopsis thaliana chromosome 1 sequence genome encodes these proteins:
- a CDS encoding hAT transposon superfamily, translating to MLDAVAKCGPGFVAPSPKTEWLDRVKSDISLQLKDTEKEWVTTGCTIIAEAWTDNKSRALINFSVSSPSRIFFHKSVDASSYFKNSKCLADLFDSVIQDIGQEHIVQIIMDNSFCYTGISNHLLQNYATIFVSPCASQCLNIILEEFSKVDWVNQCISQAQVISKFVYNNSPVLDLLRKLTGGQDIIRSGVTRSVSNFLSLQSMMKQKARLKHMFNCPEYTTNTNKPQSISCVNILEDNDFWRAVEESVAISEPILKVLREVSTGKPAVGSIYELMSKAKESIRTYYIMDENKHKVFSDIVDTNWCEHLHSPLHAAAAFLNPSIQYNPEIKFLTSLKEDFFKVLEKLLPTSDLRRDITNQIFTFTRAKGMFGCNLAMEARDSVSPGLWWEQFGDSAPVLQRVAIRILSQVCSGYNLERQWSTFQQMHWERRNKIDREILNKLAYVNQNLKLGRMITLETDPIALEDIDMMSEWVEEAENPSPAQWLDRFGTALDGGDLNTRQFGGAIFSANDHNIFGL from the exons ATGCTCGACGCCGTTGCCAAGTGTGGTCCTGGATTTGTTGCTCCTTCTCCCAAGACTGAATGGCTGGACAGGGTTAAGTCAGATATTAGCTTACAACTGAAAGACACTGAAAAGGAGTGGGTCACCACCGGCTGTACTATCATCGCTGAGGCATGGACCGACAACAAATCACGAGCACTGATTAACTTCTCCGTCTCTTCACCTTCCAGAATCTTTTTTCACAAGTCTGTCGACGCCTCCTCATATTTCAAGAACTCAAAATGCCTTGCTGATCTCTTTGATTCTGTCATCCAAGATATTGGTCAGGAGCATATTGTGCAAATCATTATGGACAACAGCTTCTGCTACACTGGTATCTCAAACCATCTCTTGCAAAACTATGCAACCATTTTCGTCTCCCCCTGTGCATCTCAGTGTTTGAACATCATCTTAGAAGAATTCTCCAAGGTTGATTGGGTCAATCAATGTATATCGCAAGCGCAGGTCATATCTAAGTTTGTCTACAACAATAGCCCCGTGCTAGATTTATTGAGAAAGTTAACAGGCGGGCAAGATATTATCCGAAGCGGTGTCACAAGGTCTGTCTCCAATTTTCTATCATTACAGTCAATGATGAAACAAAAGGCAAGGCTAAAACACATGTTCAATTGCCCAGAGTATACCACAAATACTAACAAACCACAGAGCATTTCATGCGTGAATATCCTAGAGGATAATGATTTCTGGAGAGCTGTGGAAGAAAGTGTGGCTATTTCCGAGCCTATCCTGAAAGTGTTGAGGGAAGTTTCTACTGGAAAGCCCGCTGTAGGTTCTATATACGAGTTAATGTCCAAGGCCAAGGAGTCAATACGGACATACTACATCATGGATGAGAATAAGCATAAGGTCTTTTCTGACATAGTTGATACTAACTGGTGTGAGCATTTGCATTCACCTCTTCATGCAGCAGCAGCATTCTTGAACCCCAGTATTCAGTATAACCCAGAGATAAAGTTCCTCACTTCCTTGAAAGAAGATTTTTTCAAAGTGTTGGAGAAACTTCTTCCTACTAGCGATCTACGGCGTGATATTACAAATCAGATATTCACTTTCACTAGGGCAAAGGGAATGTTCGGCTGTAACCTGGCCATGGAGGCGAGGGATTCAGTTTCACCAG GTCTCTGGTGGGAGCAGTTTGGTGACTCAGCACCTGTTTTGCAGCGGGTGGCCATCAGAATACTAAGCCAAGTTTGCAGCGGTTACAACTTGGAACGCCAATGGAGCACATTCCAGCAGATGCACTGGGAAAGGCGAAACAAGATTGACAGAGAAATATTGAACAAGTTGGCGTACGTGAATCAGAATCTAAAGTTAGGGAGGATGATAACCTTGGAGACAGACCCAATTGCCCTGGAGGACATTGACATGATGTCGGAGTGGGTGGAAGAGGCAGAGAATCCCAGTCCTGCCCAGTGGCTTGACCGTTTTGGGACCGCCCTTGATGGAGGCGACTTGAACACCAGGCAGTTTGGCGGTGCTATTTTCAGTGCCAACGACCATAACATCTTCGGCTTGTGA
- a CDS encoding hAT transposon superfamily, which translates to MVREKDICWEYAEKLDGNKVKCKFCSRVLNGGISRLKHHLSRLPSKGVNPCAKVRDDVTDRVRSILSAKDDPPITNKYKPPPPLSPPFDAPASKLVFPSSPPNAQDIAERSISLFFFENKIDFAVARSPSYHHMLDAVAKCGPGFVAPSPKTEWLDRVKSDISLQLKDTEKEWVTTGCTIIAEAWTDNKSRALINFSVSSPSRIFFHKSVDASSYFKNSKCLADLFDSVIQDIGQEHIVQIIMDNSFCYTGISNHLLQNYATIFVSPCASQCLNIILEEFSKVDWVNQCISQAQVISKFVYNNSPVLDLLRKLTGGQDIIRSGVTRSVSNFLSLQSMMKQKARLKHMFNCPEYTTNTNKPQSISCVNILEDNDFWRAVEESVAISEPILKVLREVSTGKPAVGSIYELMSKAKESIRTYYIMDENKHKVFSDIVDTNWCEHLHSPLHAAAAFLNPSIQYNPEIKFLTSLKEDFFKVLEKLLPTSDLRRDITNQIFTFTRAKGMFGCNLAMEARDSVSPGLWWEQFGDSAPVLQRVAIRILSQVCSGYNLERQWSTFQQMHWERRNKIDREILNKLAYVNQNLKLGRMITLETDPIALEDIDMMSEWVEEAENPSPAQWLDRFGTALDGGDLNTRQFGGAIFSANDHNIFGL; encoded by the exons TGGTACGAGAAAAAGATATCTGCTGGGAATACGCAGAGAAACTAGATGGTAACAAGGTTAAATGCAAGTTTTGCTCTAGAGTTCTTAATGGCGGCATTAGTAGATTGAAGCATCATCTCTCTCGCCTTCCCAGTAAAGGGGTTAATCCATGTGCCAAGGTTAGGGACGATGTTACTGATAGAGTTCGTTCCATTTTATCTGCCAAGGATGATCCCCCCATTACCAACAAGTACAAGCCTCCACCACCTTTATCTCCTCCGTTTGATGCTCCTGCGTCCAAACTAGTCTTTCCTAGTTCTCCTCCTAATGCGCAGGACATTGCAGAGAGGAgtatttctctcttcttctttgagaaCAAGATTGACTTCGCTGTTGCCCGCTCACCCTCTTATCACCATATGCTCGACGCCGTTGCCAAGTGTGGTCCTGGATTTGTTGCTCCTTCTCCCAAGACTGAATGGCTGGACAGGGTTAAGTCAGATATTAGCTTACAACTGAAAGACACTGAAAAGGAGTGGGTCACCACCGGCTGTACTATCATCGCTGAGGCATGGACCGACAACAAATCACGAGCACTGATTAACTTCTCCGTCTCTTCACCTTCCAGAATCTTTTTTCACAAGTCTGTCGACGCCTCCTCATATTTCAAGAACTCAAAATGCCTTGCTGATCTCTTTGATTCTGTCATCCAAGATATTGGTCAGGAGCATATTGTGCAAATCATTATGGACAACAGCTTCTGCTACACTGGTATCTCAAACCATCTCTTGCAAAACTATGCAACCATTTTCGTCTCCCCCTGTGCATCTCAGTGTTTGAACATCATCTTAGAAGAATTCTCCAAGGTTGATTGGGTCAATCAATGTATATCGCAAGCGCAGGTCATATCTAAGTTTGTCTACAACAATAGCCCCGTGCTAGATTTATTGAGAAAGTTAACAGGCGGGCAAGATATTATCCGAAGCGGTGTCACAAGGTCTGTCTCCAATTTTCTATCATTACAGTCAATGATGAAACAAAAGGCAAGGCTAAAACACATGTTCAATTGCCCAGAGTATACCACAAATACTAACAAACCACAGAGCATTTCATGCGTGAATATCCTAGAGGATAATGATTTCTGGAGAGCTGTGGAAGAAAGTGTGGCTATTTCCGAGCCTATCCTGAAAGTGTTGAGGGAAGTTTCTACTGGAAAGCCCGCTGTAGGTTCTATATACGAGTTAATGTCCAAGGCCAAGGAGTCAATACGGACATACTACATCATGGATGAGAATAAGCATAAGGTCTTTTCTGACATAGTTGATACTAACTGGTGTGAGCATTTGCATTCACCTCTTCATGCAGCAGCAGCATTCTTGAACCCCAGTATTCAGTATAACCCAGAGATAAAGTTCCTCACTTCCTTGAAAGAAGATTTTTTCAAAGTGTTGGAGAAACTTCTTCCTACTAGCGATCTACGGCGTGATATTACAAATCAGATATTCACTTTCACTAGGGCAAAGGGAATGTTCGGCTGTAACCTGGCCATGGAGGCGAGGGATTCAGTTTCACCAG GTCTCTGGTGGGAGCAGTTTGGTGACTCAGCACCTGTTTTGCAGCGGGTGGCCATCAGAATACTAAGCCAAGTTTGCAGCGGTTACAACTTGGAACGCCAATGGAGCACATTCCAGCAGATGCACTGGGAAAGGCGAAACAAGATTGACAGAGAAATATTGAACAAGTTGGCGTACGTGAATCAGAATCTAAAGTTAGGGAGGATGATAACCTTGGAGACAGACCCAATTGCCCTGGAGGACATTGACATGATGTCGGAGTGGGTGGAAGAGGCAGAGAATCCCAGTCCTGCCCAGTGGCTTGACCGTTTTGGGACCGCCCTTGATGGAGGCGACTTGAACACCAGGCAGTTTGGCGGTGCTATTTTCAGTGCCAACGACCATAACATCTTCGGCTTGTGA
- the NADP-ME4 gene encoding NADP-malic enzyme 4 (NADP-malic enzyme 4 (NADP-ME4); CONTAINS InterPro DOMAIN/s: Malic enzyme, NAD-binding (InterPro:IPR012302), Malic oxidoreductase (InterPro:IPR001891), Malic enzyme, conserved site (InterPro:IPR015884), Malic enzyme, N-terminal (InterPro:IPR012301), NAD(P)-binding domain (InterPro:IPR016040); BEST Arabidopsis thaliana protein match is: NADP-malic enzyme 3 (TAIR:AT5G25880.1); Has 9573 Blast hits to 9553 proteins in 2441 species: Archae - 143; Bacteria - 6332; Metazoa - 610; Fungi - 220; Plants - 473; Viruses - 0; Other Eukaryotes - 1795 (source: NCBI BLink).): MISLTPSLFLNKTVVPGCSTRLSLRQPRTIITPPASLRVFSSLGSNQDPTGSVLIETTATSSSSLETSAADIVPKSTVSGGVQDVYGEDAATEDMPITPWSLSVASGYTLLRDPHHNKGLAFSHRERDAHYLRGLLPPTVISQDLQVKKIMHTLRQYQVPLQKYMAMMDLQETNERLFYKLLIDHVEELLPVIYTPTVGEACQKYGSIFLRPQGLFISLKEKGKIHEVLRNWPEKNIQVIVVTDGERILGLGDLGCQGMGIPVGKLSLYTALGGVRPSACLPVTIDVGTNNEKLLNDEFYIGLRQRRATGEEYSELMHEFMTAVKQNYGEKVVIQFEDFANHNAFDLLAKYGTTHLVFNDDIQGTASVVLAGLIAALRFVGGSLSDHRFLFLGAGEAGTGIAELIALEISKKSHIPLEEARKNIWLVDSKGLIVSSRKESIQHFKKPWAHDHEPIRELVDAVKAIKPTVLIGTSGVGQTFTQDVVETMAKLNEKPIILSLSNPTSQSECTAEEAYTWSQGRAIFASGSPFAPVEYEGKTFVPGQANNAYIFPGFGLGLIMSGTIRVHDDMLLAASEALAEELMEEHYEKGMIYPPFRNIRKISARIAAKVAAKAYELGLATRLPQPKELEQCAESSMYSPSYRSYR, translated from the exons ATGATCTCTCTCACTCCCTCGTTGTTTCTG AACAAGACGGTTGTTCCTGGATGTTCCACACGCCTCTCTCTGCGCCAGCCTAGAACTATAATTACTCCTCCTGCTTCCTTGAGAGTCTTTTCCTCTCTCGGATCTAACCAGGATCCCACCGGCAGCGTTTTGATTGAGACCACTGCCACTTCATCCTCCTCTCTCGAGACCTCCGCCGCCGACATTGTTCCCAAATCCACCGTATCTGGTGGAGTTCAGGATGTCTACGGCGAGGATGCCGCCACCGAGGACATGCCTATCACTCCTTGGTCTCTCTCTGTCGCCAGTGGGTATACGTTGTTGCGTGATCCACATCACAACAAAGGCCTTGCCTTTAGCCACAGAGAGCGTGACGCTCACTATCTACGCGGCCTCCTCCCCCCCACTGTTATCTCACAAGATCTTCAG gttaaaaaaattatgcaCACTCTTCGTCAGTATCAAGTTCCCTTGCAGAAGTATATGGCTATGATGGATCTCCAG GAGACCAACGAGAGGCTGTTTTACAAACTTCTCATTGATCACGTCGAGGAGTTGCTACCCGTTATCTACACTCCAACGGTTGGGGAAGCCTGCCAGAAGTATGGTAGCATTTTCCTGCGTCCACAGGGGCTTTTTATCAGCTTGAAAGAAAA aGGTAAGATTCATGAAGTGCTGAGGAACTGGCCTGAGAAGAACATCCAGGTCATTGTTGTCACTGATGGGGAGCGCATTTTAGGGTTAGGAGATCTTGGATGTCAG GGAATGGGAATACCTGTTGGGAAACTTTCTCTCTACACAGCCCTTGGAGGTGTCCGGCCATCTGCC TGTCTGCCCGTAACAATCGATGTTGGGACAAACAACGAAAAGCTATTGAACGATGAGTTCTACATAGGGCTCCGCCAAAGGAGAGCTACAGGAGAG GAATACTCCGAACTTATGCATGAATTCATGACAGCAGTCAAGCAGAACTATGGGGAGAAAGTCGTTATTCAG TTTGAAGACTTTGCCAACCATAATGCTTTTGATCTGTTAGCTAAGTATGGTACAACACATCTTGTTTTCAATGACGATATTCAG GGCACAGCATCAGTTGTGCTTGCTGGACTTATCGCTGCTCTTAGATTTGTGGGGGGATCCTTGTCAGACCACAGATTCCTCTTCCTCGGGGCTGGAGAG GCTGGCACTGGAATAGCTGAACTAATTGCTCTTGAGATTTCAAAGAAG TCCCATATTCCATTGGAAGAGGCTCGGAAGAATATTTGGCTCGTGGATTCAAAG GGATTGATTGTCAGTTCCCGGAAAGAATCCATTCAACATTTCAAAAAGCCCTGGGCTCATGACCATGAACCAATAAGGGAACTTGTTGATGCCGTCAAG GCAATCAAGCCGACAGTTCTGATCGGAACATCAGGTGTAGGTCAAACATTCACTCAAGACGTGGTGGAAACCATGGCAAAGCTAAATGAG AAACCcatcattctttctctttcgaACCCAACTTCTCAGTCAGAATGTACGGCAGAAGAGGCCTATACGTGGAGTCAG GGACGGGCGATCTTTGCAAGTGGAAGCCCATTTGCGCCAGTAGAGTATGAGGGAAAGACGTTTGTGCCTGGACAG GCAAACAACGCATACATCTTCCCTGGGTTTGGACTCGGGCTAATAATGTCAGGGACGATCCGTGTCCATGATGACATGCTTCTGGCAGCATCAGAAGCTTTGGCTGAGGAACTGATGGAGGAACACTATGAGAAGGGGATGATATACCCTCCCTTCAGGAATATCAGAAAAATCTCAGCTCGTATTGCAGCTAAGGTGGCTGCCAAGGCCTACGAACTGG gacTGGCCACGAGGTTGCCTCAGCCCAAGGAGCTGGAGCAGTGTGCTGAGAGCAGCATGTACAGCCCTTCGTATCGAAGCTACCGCTGA